The following are from one region of the Syntrophorhabdales bacterium genome:
- a CDS encoding D-2-hydroxyacid dehydrogenase, with amino-acid sequence MNVLVLDKLAIGYKEAILAKFPALVVHAAVKEEDVGGFIEKADVLMCARISDALMQKASNLKWIQAVTTGTDYITRLPSLKKDVMITTTRGIHAPQVSEMVILLMLALNRNLSEVVRNQDKALWVSWPSKLLWKKKAGVLGIGVIGEEVARRCKVFGMEVFGMDIVKRDIEWVDHFYGPQDIVEVAAQVDFLILVAPHTPETGNIVGAKVLAAMKPTAFVINLARGELIDDDALIRALREGKIAGAGLDVYRQEPLPSDHPFWGMKNVMVIPHMGGPSDVYVEQAMAVIGENLKRYLSGERKNLINMIER; translated from the coding sequence ATGAATGTGCTGGTGCTTGACAAATTGGCGATCGGGTATAAAGAGGCGATACTTGCAAAGTTCCCGGCCCTTGTGGTGCATGCGGCTGTCAAAGAAGAAGATGTTGGGGGATTTATTGAGAAGGCGGATGTTTTGATGTGCGCCAGGATCTCGGATGCTCTGATGCAGAAGGCGTCAAATCTCAAGTGGATTCAGGCGGTGACTACCGGAACTGACTACATTACACGTCTGCCTTCACTCAAGAAAGATGTCATGATTACCACTACCCGCGGCATCCATGCACCGCAGGTGTCTGAAATGGTGATTCTCCTTATGCTTGCGCTCAACAGGAATCTTTCGGAAGTGGTAAGGAATCAGGATAAGGCGCTCTGGGTGAGCTGGCCGTCGAAACTCCTCTGGAAGAAAAAGGCAGGAGTCCTGGGAATCGGTGTGATTGGCGAGGAGGTGGCTCGCAGGTGTAAGGTGTTTGGCATGGAAGTCTTTGGTATGGATATCGTGAAGAGAGACATAGAATGGGTAGACCATTTTTACGGGCCTCAAGATATCGTAGAAGTGGCTGCACAGGTCGACTTCCTGATCCTGGTTGCCCCGCACACGCCTGAAACCGGCAACATTGTGGGTGCTAAAGTTCTTGCCGCCATGAAGCCCACTGCCTTTGTCATCAACCTGGCCCGGGGAGAACTGATTGATGACGATGCACTGATACGTGCCCTGAGAGAAGGCAAGATTGCAGGCGCGGGCCTCGATGTCTACCGTCAGGAACCGCTGCCCTCAGACCATCCGTTCTGGGGCATGAAGAATGTGATGGTAATTCCTCATATGGGCGGTCCAAGCGACGTCTATGTGGAGCAGGCAATGGCAGTGATCGGAGAAAATTTGAAACGGTATCTCAGCGGTGAGCGGAAGAACCTGATAAATATGATCGAACGCTAA